In Malania oleifera isolate guangnan ecotype guangnan chromosome 8, ASM2987363v1, whole genome shotgun sequence, a single window of DNA contains:
- the LOC131162022 gene encoding subtilisin-like protease SBT1.7, giving the protein MKNQQQKRTYIIHMDKSHIPASFNDHLLWYETSLKLVSDSAKMLYTYNNVIHGFSTPLTIEEARLLEGRPGVLSVLPEVKYELQTTRTPDFLGIRKGGVDQTSLPNCTATSQIIIGVLDTGVWAESRSFSDEGLGQVGKKWKGQCETGNNFNSSSCNRKLIGARFFSKGYEQQGPIDETKESKSPTDDQGHGTHTATTAAGSFVPKANLYGYAPGIAQGMARCARLAAYKVCWINGCSSSDILAGMDKAVEDGVDVISMSLSGQPEEYYRDNLAIGAFGAMSRGVFVSAAAGNRGPDDGSAMNTAPWITTVGAGTLDRNFPVDVILGDKRNLTGVSICSGMGLSNKFYPLVYAVKVSRSTLFANQCANGTLIHSQVNGKIVVCDRGGDVPRVEKGIAVKNAGGVGMILVNEQPGEDALADAHFVTAAAVDKETGELIMNYINSSTNPTATIACKGTQVGIQPSPILAAFSSRGPNLLTQKILKPDMIAPGVGILAGWTSKIGPSGLQYDDRRVEFSIASGTSMSCPHISGLAALLKAAHPRWSPAAIRSALMTTAYTTYKNGETIKDTATGKSATPFGFGAGHVNFMSAMDPGLIYDAGVDDYLDFLCASRYDSFELQPFNNALNRSFTCDWSKKTYEVGNLNYPSFVVHLFPGFGKGSDNSGVVKYSRTLTNVGCPSTYKVSTSGLTDSVSISVEPGTLSFAQPNQSKNYTVTFNCSAKPYGTTGFARLEWTDGKHVVGSPIAVIWE; this is encoded by the coding sequence ATGAAGAACCAGCAACAAAAGAGGACATACATCATTCATATGGACAAGTCTCATATCCCAGCGAGTTTCAACGACCACCTCCTGTGGTATGAAACTTCTTTAAAATTGGTATCCGACTCCGCCAAGATGCTTTACACCTACAACAATGTGATTCATGGTTTTTCAACTCCACTAACAATCGAAGAAGCCAGGTTGCTAGAAGGGCGGCCTGGTGTTCTCTCCGTCCTACCCGAAGTGAAATACGAGCTCCAAACGACTCGAACACCAGACTTTCTGGGAATTAGGAAAGGTGGTGTTGATCAAACTTCACTCCCAAATTGCACCGCTACTAGTCAGATTATTATTGGAGTTTTAGATACAGGTGTGTGGGCTGAAAGCAGAAGTTTCTCAGACGAGGGTCTTGGCCAGGTGGGAAAAAAGTGGAAAGGTCAGTGTGAAACGGGTAACAACTTCAACTCATCAAGCTGTAACAGAAAACTGATTGGTGCAAGGTTCTTCTCAAAGGGGTATGAACAACAGGGACCAATAGATGaaacaaaagaatcaaagtcaccGACAGATGACCAAGGCCACGGAACCCATACTGCAACTACTGCAGCTGGATCATTTGTTCCCAAAGCCAATCTCTATGGCTACGCCCCGGGAATAGCACAAGGGATGGCTAGATGCGCCCGATTGGCCGCATACAAAGTGTGTTGGATAAATGGTTGTTCGAGCTCTGATATCCTAGCTGGAATGGATAAGGCTGTCGAAGACGGTGTTGATGTCATATCCATGTCCCTCAGTGGACAACCAGAGGAATACTATCGAGACAATCTAGCCATAGGAGCTTTCGGAGCAATGTCTCGAGGTGTCTTTGTATCAGCCGCAGCAGGAAACCGTGGACCCGACGACGGAAGTGCGATGAACACAGCACCATGGATCACCACAGTGGGTGCTGGAACCTTGGATCGCAACTTTCCGGTGGACGTGATCCTTGGGGACAAAAGAAACTTAACTGGAGTGTCGATTTGCAGTGGAATGGGCTTGTCAAACAAGTTTTATCCTCTTGTCTACGCAGTTAAAGTGAGTAGGAGTACGTTATTTGCTAATCAATGCGCGAATGGTACCTTGATTCATAGCCAAGTTAACGGAAAAATCGTGGTGTGCGATCGAGGTGGAGACGTGCCGAGAGTTGAGAAAGGCATTGCGGTAAAAAATGCAGGGGGCGTAGGGATGATTCTGGTGAACGAGCAACCTGGAGAAGATGCACTGGCCGACGCACACTTCGTGACCGCTGCTGCGGTGGATAAAGAAACTGGTGAGTTGATAATGAATTACATCAATTCAAGCACTAATCCAACCGCCACAATTGCTTGCAAAGGGACGCAGGTCGGCATTCAACCATCACCGATCTTAGCAGCATTCAGTTCCAGAGGTCCGAATTTACTCACGCAGAAAATACTCAAGCCCGACATGATAGCACCAGGCGTCGGAATACTAGCTGGGTGGACTAGTAAGATCGGACCTTCAGGACTACAATATGACGACAGGAGGGTAGAATTTAGCATCGCTTCAGGTACATCAATGTCTTGCCCGCATATAAGCGGGCTAGCAGCCCTCCTGAAGGCTGCACACCCACGCTGGAGCCCCGCGGCTATAAGGTCTGCCCTCATGACCACCGCCTACACCACGTATAAAAATGGGGAAACCATCAAAGACACTGCGACGGGAAAGTCAGCCACTCCGTTTGGTTTCGGCGCAGGACACGTGAACTTCATGTCAGCAATGGATCCTGGCCTCATCTACGATGCAGGAGTTGACGACTACCTAGACTTCCTGTGTGCCTCCAGATACGACTCGTTCGAGCTTCAACCATTTAATAATGCGCTAAATAGAAGCTTTACGTGCGATTGGAGTAAGAAGACGTACGAGGTAGGAAATCTTAATTACCCGTCTTTCGTGGTTCATTTATTTCCAGGTTTCGGCAAAGGCAGTGATAACAGTGGCGTTGTTAAGTACAGCAGGACCCTAACGAATGTTGGCTGTCCATCAACGTATAAGGTCTCAACGTCGGGGCTGACGGATTCGGTGAGTATCTCAGTTGAGCCTGGAACGCTGAGCTTCGCCCAGCCAAATCAGAGCAAGAATTATACAGTGACATTCAACTGCAGTGCGAAGCCTTACGGTACCACTGGGTTTGCGCGTCTAGAATGGACAGATGGGAAACATGTAGTTGGTAGTCCAATTGCTGTCATCTGGGAATGA